One genomic region from Leptolyngbyaceae cyanobacterium JSC-12 encodes:
- a CDS encoding PEP-CTERM putative exosortase interaction domain-containing protein (IMG reference gene:2510098144~TIGRFAM: PEP-CTERM protein sorting domain; PEP-CTERM protein sorting domain, cyanobacterial subclass), which translates to MAFAVKFLTVATLSIVSLGFMQSANAAVITFNQLVEGQTSFGFDGDGDGINDVIFSTTDPLGFLTTGPGPNQVFISEPGLEGTSLLNPDLRVDFLRGAAGFIRFGFALNSFTESANTFAAFQLFDANDSLLASVQQAGIFGATSSFPEGQVEVGFAGVAAYGLFNFSSDNGRYIIDNFDGIFGSTEDIDSAVVPEPMTFAGTGLALAFTALYRKRRQNSKC; encoded by the coding sequence ATGGCATTCGCAGTGAAGTTTTTAACTGTTGCAACTCTCAGTATTGTATCCTTGGGTTTCATGCAATCTGCCAACGCTGCTGTGATTACTTTTAACCAGTTGGTTGAAGGTCAAACTTCGTTTGGGTTTGATGGGGATGGGGATGGCATCAATGACGTGATTTTTAGCACCACCGACCCACTTGGCTTTTTGACGACTGGTCCAGGACCGAATCAGGTGTTTATCAGTGAACCTGGGTTAGAAGGTACGTCTTTGCTCAACCCTGATTTGAGGGTGGATTTTTTGCGAGGAGCCGCAGGTTTCATTCGGTTTGGGTTTGCGCTCAACAGTTTTACCGAAAGTGCGAACACTTTTGCTGCTTTCCAATTGTTCGATGCGAATGATAGTTTGCTGGCTTCCGTGCAGCAAGCAGGCATCTTTGGAGCGACCAGTTCGTTTCCAGAAGGACAAGTTGAGGTTGGCTTTGCCGGAGTTGCGGCTTATGGACTGTTTAATTTCAGCAGTGACAACGGACGTTACATTATTGATAACTTTGATGGCATTTTTGGCTCAACCGAGGATATTGATTCGGCGGTTGTCCCTGAACCGATGACTTTCGCGGGAACAGGGTTGGCGCTCGCGTTCACAGCGCTTTACCGCAAACGTAGACAAAACTCCAAATGCTGA
- a CDS encoding dehydrogenase of unknown specificity (IMG reference gene:2510098140~PFAM: short chain dehydrogenase) produces the protein MNRLFNKVALITGAARGIGKATVERFHAEGAIVIATDVNDADGEAIVRQFSERAEYYHLDVSQEDDWVKVFRVLAHTYQRLDVLVNNAGITGFLQTKGPHNPEHFHLESWRQVHAVNSDGVALGCKYAIQLMKQNQAGSIVNISSRAGVVGIPHMAAYAASKAAVRNHTKSVALYCAEMGYNIRCNSIHPGAILTPMWDPMLGEGEQREKMIREIGSQVPLGRMGTPLDVANAALYFASDESVYVTGAELHVDGGILAGSEAAPSDE, from the coding sequence ATGAACAGATTATTCAACAAAGTTGCTCTGATTACTGGAGCCGCCAGGGGGATTGGCAAAGCCACAGTAGAACGATTCCATGCGGAAGGGGCGATCGTGATTGCCACCGACGTTAACGATGCAGATGGAGAAGCGATTGTTCGGCAATTTTCCGAGCGGGCGGAGTATTATCACCTGGATGTTAGCCAGGAAGACGATTGGGTTAAGGTCTTTCGGGTGCTGGCGCACACTTATCAACGGTTGGATGTGTTGGTCAATAATGCTGGAATTACTGGTTTCCTGCAAACCAAAGGACCGCACAATCCTGAACATTTCCATCTAGAGAGCTGGCGTCAGGTGCATGCTGTTAATTCGGATGGGGTCGCACTGGGATGTAAGTATGCGATTCAACTAATGAAACAGAATCAGGCTGGCAGCATCGTAAACATTTCGTCACGTGCTGGAGTAGTAGGAATTCCTCATATGGCAGCGTATGCAGCGAGTAAAGCGGCGGTGAGAAACCACACTAAAAGTGTGGCGTTGTATTGTGCTGAGATGGGATACAACATTCGCTGCAACTCGATTCATCCAGGAGCTATTCTTACCCCCATGTGGGATCCGATGTTGGGAGAGGGCGAACAGCGAGAAAAAATGATTCGGGAGATTGGCAGTCAAGTACCGCTGGGACGCATGGGAACTCCTCTGGATGTTGCTAACGCCGCTTTGTATTTTGCATCGGATGAATCAGTCTATGTGACGGGTGCTGAGTTGCATGTGGATGGTGGGATTTTGGCAGGTAGCGAGGCTGCACCCTCAGACGAGTAG
- a CDS encoding methylmalonic acid semialdehyde dehydrogenase (IMG reference gene:2510098143~PFAM: Aldehyde dehydrogenase family~TIGRFAM: methylmalonic acid semialdehyde dehydrogenase): MGLSTVLKNYVNGQWQEPNTVEFLEVINPATVEVLAKVPLSSASDVHQAVEAAQQAFATWRRVPAGDRIQYLFKLKTLLEENLDDLATTITMECGKTLAESKGEMRRAVENVEVACGIPLLMQGYNSEDVARGIDEFMIRQPLGVVGIICPFNFPGMIPFWFMPYAIACGNTCIIKPSEKVPLTLQKITHLIEQTELPAGVVNLVNGAKAVVDALLDHPAIRAISFVGSTPVAKYVYSQAAATGKRAQCQGGAKNPVIVLPDADMATTTRIMADSAFGCAGQRCLAASVAITVGEAKKTFTEAIADAAQTRTVGYGLEEGVQMGPVITAESQSRIEALIQKGVNEGAQLLVDGRQPKVANYENGYFVRPTILQNIAPLGEIAKTEIFGPVLSLIHLETIEDAITLINHGQYGNMACLFTSSGAAARKFRYEAEAGNIGINIGVAAPMAFFPFSGWKDSFFGDLHGQGQHAVEFFTQTKVVVERWNDWTRQF, encoded by the coding sequence ATGGGTTTGTCTACGGTGCTCAAGAATTACGTCAATGGTCAGTGGCAGGAACCAAACACGGTTGAGTTTTTAGAGGTAATCAATCCAGCAACGGTGGAAGTGTTGGCAAAGGTGCCGTTGTCGTCTGCCAGTGATGTTCATCAAGCAGTAGAAGCGGCACAGCAGGCGTTTGCCACTTGGCGCAGAGTTCCGGCGGGCGATCGCATTCAATATCTGTTCAAACTCAAGACGTTGCTGGAAGAAAACCTGGATGACCTGGCAACCACGATCACGATGGAATGTGGCAAAACCTTGGCAGAGTCGAAAGGCGAAATGCGCCGTGCTGTTGAAAATGTAGAAGTGGCGTGTGGCATTCCCCTGTTAATGCAAGGCTATAACTCGGAGGATGTTGCCCGTGGCATTGATGAGTTCATGATCCGGCAACCGCTAGGCGTGGTGGGCATCATCTGTCCGTTCAATTTTCCAGGGATGATTCCGTTCTGGTTTATGCCTTACGCGATCGCCTGTGGCAACACCTGTATCATCAAGCCCTCGGAGAAAGTGCCGCTGACTCTGCAAAAAATTACACACTTGATTGAGCAAACAGAGTTACCTGCTGGCGTGGTCAATCTGGTAAACGGAGCAAAAGCCGTGGTGGATGCCCTGCTGGATCATCCAGCAATTCGGGCGATTAGCTTTGTTGGTTCTACCCCTGTTGCCAAATATGTGTATAGCCAGGCAGCGGCAACGGGCAAACGGGCGCAATGCCAGGGTGGAGCAAAGAACCCAGTGATTGTACTCCCGGATGCAGATATGGCCACTACTACACGCATCATGGCAGATAGTGCCTTTGGCTGTGCAGGACAACGTTGTTTGGCAGCATCGGTGGCAATCACAGTGGGTGAGGCGAAGAAAACGTTTACAGAGGCGATCGCAGATGCAGCGCAAACTCGCACAGTGGGGTACGGGCTGGAAGAGGGAGTGCAGATGGGTCCCGTGATTACAGCAGAAAGTCAATCCCGAATTGAGGCATTAATCCAAAAAGGAGTGAATGAAGGTGCCCAGCTTTTGGTGGATGGTCGCCAGCCCAAAGTTGCCAACTACGAAAATGGTTACTTTGTCCGTCCCACCATCCTGCAAAATATTGCTCCGTTAGGCGAAATTGCCAAAACTGAAATTTTTGGTCCCGTGTTGAGTTTGATTCATCTGGAAACCATTGAGGATGCGATCACCTTGATTAACCACGGGCAATACGGCAACATGGCGTGCCTGTTCACTTCCAGCGGCGCTGCTGCCCGCAAGTTCCGCTACGAAGCCGAAGCTGGAAATATCGGTATTAATATCGGCGTTGCCGCACCCATGGCCTTCTTCCCCTTCAGCGGTTGGAAAGACAGCTTCTTTGGTGACCTGCACGGACAGGGACAACACGCAGTTGAATTCTTCACACAAACCAAAGTCGTTGTGGAACGCTGGAACGACTGGACACGACAATTTTAG
- a CDS encoding acetyltransferase (IMG reference gene:2510098137~PFAM: Acetyltransferase (GNAT) family) has translation MTSQIFTQNLTLRSAIATDADWAAPLLFAAGPALFSYILASPANQAEAILHQAFQFPSHAFSYEHTQVLQVGERPAGLLIGYPGSLKRQADEKVHFVMARIMPLRKLPKVLVNVADFSRIKQEVAPAEYYILGISILPEFQNQGFGSYLLTQAEHQAQNWECETICTDVAYHNTPAKRFLEKQGYQIVCSKTTERFEQMTRAGGIHRMSKPLI, from the coding sequence ATGACCTCTCAGATCTTCACTCAGAACTTAACGCTGCGCTCCGCAATCGCAACAGATGCCGATTGGGCAGCCCCCCTCTTGTTTGCAGCTGGTCCAGCCTTGTTTAGCTATATCCTGGCATCTCCAGCCAACCAGGCAGAAGCCATTCTTCACCAGGCTTTTCAGTTTCCGAGCCATGCCTTTAGCTACGAACATACTCAGGTTCTTCAAGTAGGTGAGCGTCCTGCGGGATTGTTGATTGGGTATCCAGGCTCGCTCAAACGCCAGGCAGATGAAAAAGTTCACTTTGTCATGGCGCGGATTATGCCCTTGCGAAAATTACCTAAAGTTCTGGTCAACGTGGCAGATTTCAGCCGCATCAAGCAAGAAGTTGCCCCTGCCGAGTACTACATTTTGGGAATTAGCATTCTGCCCGAATTTCAAAACCAAGGATTTGGCTCCTATTTGCTGACTCAAGCAGAGCACCAGGCACAGAACTGGGAGTGTGAAACGATTTGTACGGATGTTGCTTATCACAATACACCTGCCAAACGCTTTTTGGAAAAGCAGGGCTATCAGATTGTATGCAGCAAAACAACTGAGCGCTTTGAGCAAATGACCCGCGCTGGTGGCATTCATCGCATGAGCAAACCCCTGATATAA
- a CDS encoding putative amidohydrolase (IMG reference gene:2510098145~PFAM: Amidohydrolase family), with protein sequence MATIFKNAHLLDPMQGVEGRGDVLIEHGKIVGILQDDLAIGKIVPILVPQWDTQIIDLEGAFLSPGWIDIHTHVFNTIGDFCLPADDVGIRSGVTTIADAGTSGILTFDAFRQSVINTAKTRVYAFMDPSLLYIATSDFIAHRLEIAANPRNQDVERAAATVEANRDVVVGFKVRPVRRAGEAQSPVMGAARALADRFNLPLMVHVGRFPQDDVVPPHELLPQLKAGDIVTHCFQPQFGLFDESSNLIPAAREAIDRGVLLDVGHSNADFSIATAKSAISQGILPNTLSTDLNCFNIDTVGSLAAVMTKFVNLGLSLADVVERVTTRAAAAIGKSDQLGGFKPGQLADFTIFEWVDQEVVLEDGRGGSLPVSQMLRVKGVCRSGEYIGIERSPFDSEPVAEHVQEPALV encoded by the coding sequence ATGGCAACGATCTTTAAGAATGCTCACCTGCTTGACCCAATGCAAGGGGTTGAGGGACGCGGCGACGTGCTGATTGAACATGGCAAAATTGTTGGGATTTTGCAGGATGATCTGGCGATCGGCAAAATTGTTCCAATTCTCGTGCCCCAGTGGGATACCCAAATTATTGATTTGGAAGGAGCATTTCTTTCCCCTGGTTGGATTGATATTCATACTCATGTCTTTAACACAATCGGCGATTTTTGCCTGCCTGCGGACGACGTGGGGATTCGCTCTGGGGTCACCACAATCGCTGATGCGGGAACCTCTGGTATTCTTACCTTTGATGCGTTCCGCCAGAGTGTGATTAACACTGCCAAAACCCGCGTCTACGCCTTTATGGATCCATCTTTGCTCTATATTGCGACATCGGATTTTATTGCCCATCGCCTAGAAATTGCTGCCAATCCCCGCAATCAGGATGTGGAACGAGCCGCTGCTACTGTTGAAGCTAACCGGGATGTGGTTGTAGGTTTCAAAGTGCGTCCAGTGCGTCGTGCTGGAGAGGCACAGTCTCCCGTAATGGGGGCAGCTCGGGCATTAGCTGATCGCTTTAATCTGCCGTTGATGGTGCATGTGGGGCGCTTCCCCCAGGATGATGTAGTTCCTCCTCATGAGTTGTTGCCTCAGTTGAAAGCGGGGGATATTGTGACCCACTGTTTTCAACCCCAATTTGGCTTGTTTGATGAGAGCAGTAATTTAATCCCAGCAGCGCGAGAAGCAATTGATCGCGGCGTATTGCTGGATGTAGGGCACAGTAATGCGGATTTCTCTATTGCAACGGCAAAATCCGCGATCTCTCAAGGCATTTTGCCCAATACCCTTTCCACCGACCTGAACTGTTTCAACATCGATACAGTCGGTAGCTTGGCAGCAGTAATGACCAAGTTCGTGAACTTGGGCTTGTCTCTGGCAGATGTGGTGGAACGAGTTACTACCCGTGCAGCCGCGGCAATTGGCAAATCTGATCAGTTGGGTGGCTTCAAACCGGGGCAACTGGCAGACTTCACAATCTTTGAGTGGGTGGATCAAGAAGTGGTTTTAGAAGATGGTCGCGGTGGCAGTCTTCCCGTTTCTCAAATGCTCAGGGTGAAGGGCGTATGTCGTAGTGGGGAATACATTGGGATTGAGCGATCGCCGTTTGATTCCGAACCTGTAGCTGAACATGTTCAAGAGCCAGCATTGGTGTAG
- a CDS encoding putative metal-dependent hydrolase (IMG reference gene:2510098138~PFAM: Protein of unknown function DUF45), translating into MSLDYTVRESPKAKHVSLKMSITGDLEVIVPKGFDQKRIPEILQSKQRWIERVVRRMVTQQTLVGTDVLAERPNRIALQAIAQTWQVEYQSTNESSVRIIERSNYRLALQGDVDNINTCKIALQQWIMGKAKIHLPPWLHQISREVHLPFQQVSIRQQKTIWGSCSVRKTISLNCKLLFLPSSLVRYVLVHELCHTKHLNHSRDFWALVGQHEPDYRSLDVNLRDARYLVPWWMEQ; encoded by the coding sequence ATGTCGCTAGACTACACTGTTCGGGAAAGCCCAAAGGCTAAACACGTTTCTCTAAAAATGTCAATTACAGGAGATTTGGAGGTCATTGTTCCTAAGGGATTTGACCAAAAACGAATTCCTGAAATCCTGCAAAGTAAACAACGCTGGATAGAACGAGTGGTTCGGCGGATGGTGACTCAGCAAACGCTGGTGGGTACGGATGTTTTAGCTGAACGCCCAAACCGAATTGCTCTACAAGCGATCGCTCAAACTTGGCAGGTTGAGTATCAGTCAACAAACGAGTCCAGTGTGCGCATTATCGAACGGTCTAATTATCGGCTGGCCTTACAAGGCGATGTTGACAATATCAATACCTGTAAGATTGCGCTACAGCAGTGGATTATGGGTAAAGCCAAAATTCACTTGCCTCCCTGGTTACATCAAATCAGTCGAGAAGTTCATCTGCCGTTTCAGCAGGTTTCAATTCGGCAACAAAAAACCATTTGGGGAAGTTGCTCAGTTCGCAAAACTATCAGCCTTAACTGCAAACTCCTGTTTCTGCCAAGCTCGCTGGTGAGATACGTCTTAGTGCATGAGCTATGCCACACTAAGCATCTAAATCATTCGCGTGATTTTTGGGCATTGGTAGGGCAGCACGAACCAGATTATCGTTCTCTGGATGTCAATTTGCGGGATGCCCGCTATCTGGTTCCCTGGTGGATGGAGCAGTAG
- a CDS encoding putative sulfurtransferase (IMG reference gene:2510098142~PFAM: Rhodanese-like domain): MALIVATFYKFVALPDCVAKQAEILAYCQQQRIKGTILLAQEGINGTIAGSRDAIDAVFTFLKSDPRLADIEPKQSTVNEFPFERLKVKIKSEIVTLGKPEVNPAKVTGTYVTAHDWNQLITNPDVIVIDTRNEYEVRIGTFHKAVNPQLESFREFPAYVEQHLDPAKHQKVAMFCTGGIRCEKASAYLLQQGFQEVYHLQGGILKYLEEIPAEESLWRGECFVFDERIAVKHGLEPGSYEMCRSCGHPINNTDKTSPYYEEGIACPYCYDTLTLEKRLRQEERQRQFELMQKQRNLA; this comes from the coding sequence ATGGCTCTTATCGTTGCTACCTTTTATAAATTTGTCGCCCTGCCGGATTGCGTAGCAAAACAGGCAGAAATTTTGGCGTACTGTCAACAGCAGAGAATCAAAGGCACTATCTTACTGGCACAGGAGGGCATCAACGGGACGATCGCAGGGTCTCGCGACGCGATTGATGCTGTATTCACATTTCTTAAATCTGATCCGCGACTGGCAGATATAGAGCCAAAACAATCAACTGTTAATGAGTTTCCGTTTGAGCGATTAAAAGTCAAAATCAAGTCAGAAATTGTGACACTGGGAAAACCAGAGGTTAACCCCGCTAAAGTTACAGGTACTTATGTTACCGCTCATGATTGGAACCAACTAATTACTAATCCTGATGTCATTGTGATTGATACTCGAAATGAGTATGAAGTCAGAATTGGCACCTTTCATAAAGCAGTCAATCCCCAGCTAGAGTCCTTTCGAGAGTTTCCAGCGTATGTGGAGCAGCATCTCGATCCAGCCAAACATCAGAAAGTTGCCATGTTTTGTACGGGTGGCATTCGCTGCGAAAAGGCTTCTGCCTATCTATTACAGCAAGGATTTCAGGAGGTGTATCACCTGCAAGGCGGTATTCTCAAATACCTGGAAGAGATTCCAGCGGAAGAAAGCCTGTGGCGGGGGGAATGTTTTGTTTTCGATGAACGAATCGCGGTTAAACATGGACTGGAACCTGGCAGCTATGAGATGTGTCGCAGTTGCGGACATCCTATTAACAATACCGACAAAACCTCGCCCTATTATGAAGAAGGCATCGCCTGCCCCTACTGCTACGATACCCTGACTTTAGAAAAGCGACTGCGTCAGGAAGAACGTCAGCGCCAATTTGAGTTAATGCAAAAGCAACGAAACCTCGCTTAA
- a CDS encoding hypothetical protein (IMG reference gene:2510098146), which produces MTSLLTSDADTWAPFVQSIEAELEAHRDRALLKDAADQAFATSASTCQPWSRKRVVEWLSFQTYYEYQAILFISKWLQSTPELDAMVLLCQQIEDEGNHFHWLNQHLEQMGAKLADWQPLPEIVDWVETYYGNLPDTISRLAAHNLAGESGACRSFASIVSFLPEDLQKTIRRIMPDEQFHLRLGRRVLSKYCITDEQKARARQCALEVSQLETLAIQAFNRKLAAIDA; this is translated from the coding sequence ATGACTTCACTGCTTACCTCTGATGCTGACACCTGGGCACCATTTGTGCAATCAATTGAAGCCGAACTAGAAGCTCATCGCGATCGCGCCCTGCTAAAAGATGCAGCCGATCAAGCGTTTGCTACCTCTGCCAGTACCTGCCAGCCCTGGTCTCGCAAACGGGTAGTTGAATGGTTGAGTTTTCAAACTTATTACGAATACCAGGCAATTTTGTTCATCAGTAAATGGCTGCAAAGTACACCAGAATTAGATGCAATGGTCTTGCTCTGCCAGCAGATTGAAGATGAGGGGAACCATTTTCACTGGCTAAATCAGCATCTAGAACAAATGGGTGCAAAACTGGCAGATTGGCAACCGTTGCCCGAAATTGTGGATTGGGTAGAAACCTACTACGGCAATCTGCCAGATACGATTTCTCGATTGGCTGCTCATAACTTGGCAGGAGAATCCGGTGCCTGTCGCTCGTTTGCGAGTATTGTGTCGTTTCTGCCAGAAGACCTGCAAAAAACGATTCGCCGAATTATGCCCGATGAACAGTTTCATCTGCGGTTGGGGCGGCGTGTTCTCAGCAAATATTGTATTACTGATGAGCAAAAGGCGCGGGCACGACAATGTGCACTGGAAGTTTCACAGCTGGAGACACTCGCTATTCAAGCATTTAACCGGAAATTAGCCGCGATAGACGCATGA
- a CDS encoding hypothetical protein (IMG reference gene:2510098147): protein MTPRQKKQEPAYCYCSELPHAEILVRQQAAPLPFQQAMRVHCQSGDRCGRCLWKLEQLLRSHNCYVSD, encoded by the coding sequence ATGACTCCAAGGCAAAAGAAGCAAGAACCTGCCTATTGCTATTGCAGCGAACTTCCCCATGCCGAAATTCTGGTGCGGCAACAAGCCGCTCCGCTTCCCTTCCAGCAGGCGATGCGGGTTCATTGTCAAAGTGGCGATCGCTGTGGACGGTGCCTCTGGAAACTAGAGCAACTGCTGCGATCGCACAATTGCTATGTCTCTGATTAG
- a CDS encoding PPOX class putative FMN-dependent enzyme, alr4036 family (IMG reference gene:2510098139~TIGRFAM: PPOX class probable FMN-dependent enzyme, alr4036 family) gives MTLAPWRSPLARALHRNRSLVYARYLQLATVRANGHPANRTVVFRGFWEDTNQLRFVTDARSEKADQIDSNSWGEACWYFPNTREQFRLLGQLTLIRENSLDPVLQASRKRAWQELSDSARTQFAWAHPGKPRAETGFDLPPPDAITPLPQFCLLLLNPCQVDHLELRGNPQNRWIYQLDDSSGWSMQEVNP, from the coding sequence ATGACGCTGGCTCCTTGGCGATCGCCCTTGGCTCGCGCTCTACACCGCAATCGTTCCCTGGTGTATGCCCGTTACCTGCAACTGGCAACAGTGCGGGCAAATGGTCATCCTGCCAATCGCACAGTGGTGTTTCGCGGCTTTTGGGAGGACACCAATCAGCTCAGATTTGTGACTGATGCCCGCAGCGAAAAAGCTGACCAAATCGACAGCAACTCCTGGGGGGAAGCCTGCTGGTATTTTCCTAACACCCGTGAACAGTTTCGACTTTTAGGACAACTGACGTTGATTCGGGAAAATTCCTTAGACCCTGTTCTCCAGGCATCACGGAAACGAGCCTGGCAGGAATTGTCTGACTCTGCCCGGACACAATTTGCCTGGGCACATCCAGGCAAACCCAGAGCCGAAACAGGGTTTGATTTGCCCCCACCAGATGCGATCACGCCTCTCCCCCAATTTTGTTTACTCTTGTTAAATCCTTGTCAGGTAGATCATCTCGAATTAAGGGGGAATCCTCAAAACCGCTGGATCTACCAATTGGATGACTCAAGTGGATGGTCAATGCAAGAAGTCAACCCTTGA
- a CDS encoding hypothetical protein (IMG reference gene:2510098141) yields the protein MVQYPPFQSRHEQTRAVNVRDQIQMALAIADPPLLKSLLVNCLPAIASPFHIGAVSSQVSIPIKDQPSADGIVQYEAIRCVLADSCPQLEQVSSNGGWTKESKELTRITQHESELHTLAQNLPLAPVISLLSNTGFQQDQIQEILRLPHYAWHKSWWYAIDSEGNFTIPFLRCIRTFHYPDGTLTLHYKDFYDQKKPDCFTTLPQKVLIAIRTDTYGFAETLQQLNRQRDALGIAKAILVCQTASELEIQAFIKQNISLYPATDLILPVQANCQLCARHECPMNHRPDSPIVMCRGFLVESEFV from the coding sequence GTGGTTCAGTATCCGCCGTTTCAGTCTAGGCATGAACAGACTCGAGCAGTGAATGTTCGAGATCAGATTCAGATGGCTCTAGCGATCGCAGATCCGCCGCTGCTCAAATCTCTTCTAGTAAATTGTTTGCCCGCTATTGCCAGCCCCTTTCACATTGGCGCAGTTTCCAGCCAGGTAAGTATCCCGATTAAAGACCAGCCGTCAGCAGATGGAATCGTGCAGTACGAAGCAATTCGTTGTGTGTTGGCTGATTCTTGTCCTCAACTGGAGCAAGTTTCCAGTAACGGTGGTTGGACGAAGGAGAGCAAAGAACTGACGCGCATCACACAACACGAATCAGAATTACACACGCTGGCGCAAAACTTACCGTTGGCTCCAGTTATTTCTCTACTGAGTAATACAGGGTTTCAACAAGACCAAATTCAAGAAATTTTGCGGTTGCCACACTATGCCTGGCATAAATCCTGGTGGTACGCGATCGATTCAGAAGGCAACTTTACAATTCCTTTCCTACGCTGCATCCGCACCTTTCACTATCCCGATGGGACTCTCACCTTACATTACAAAGACTTTTATGACCAAAAAAAACCTGATTGTTTCACAACTTTGCCACAAAAAGTCTTAATCGCCATTCGCACAGATACTTATGGATTTGCTGAAACCCTGCAACAACTTAACCGTCAGCGAGATGCCCTTGGCATTGCAAAAGCGATCCTGGTTTGCCAAACAGCTTCTGAGTTAGAAATCCAAGCATTTATTAAACAAAACATTAGTCTTTATCCTGCCACTGATTTAATCTTGCCAGTTCAAGCAAATTGTCAATTATGTGCTCGGCATGAATGTCCCATGAACCACCGTCCGGATTCTCCAATTGTGATGTGTCGTGGCTTTTTAGTCGAAAGTGAATTCGTATAA